A genome region from Salvia splendens isolate huo1 chromosome 19, SspV2, whole genome shotgun sequence includes the following:
- the LOC121779567 gene encoding protein CHUP1, chloroplastic-like, translated as MLEDKERKLELRLFEFYGIKEQETAVIVLQNRLRLNTMEAKLKIQSLMLDIRRLEAQAADHANATAELQAANAKIKVLRKKIKSEGQKNVEMKMQLEEACELRLELEVMKKCDEVFKLENIELVQKPEYVQMLTVDNEESCSNRWRS; from the exons ATGCTCGAGGACAAGGAGAGGAAGCTTGAGCTCCGGCTCTTCGAATTCTACGGTATCAAGGAGCAAGAAACCGCGGTCATCGTGCTCCAGAACCGCCTCCGTTTGAACACCATGGAGGCCAAGCTCAAGATTCAGTCCTTGATGTTGGACATCAGGCGGCTCGAGGCTCAGGCCGCGGATCATGCCAATGCCACGGCCGAGCTCCAGGCCGCCAATGCCAAGATCAAGGTGCTGAGAAAGAAGATCAAGTCAGAGGGCCAGAAGAACGTGGAGATGAAGATGCAACTCGAGGAGGCGTGCGAGTTGAGGTTGGAGTTGGAGGTGATGAAGAAGTGCGACGAGGTTTTCAAGTTGGAGAACATCGAGCTTGTGCAGAAGCCAGAGTACGTGCAAATGCTCACAGTTGACAACGAAGAG TCATGTTCGAACAGATGGCGGAGCTAA